One genomic region from bacterium encodes:
- a CDS encoding T9SS type A sorting domain-containing protein, whose translation RTPSPESRTPTNGTPIAQSPLPITELLLPTSLGELRTALPSVYQVSANGTRNEIEASFQLTDKNTFGITLPNGYNPDHSLRIDPLIYSTFLGGSSGSEYGLSLVSDNIGGVFVSGSSNSVDFPITPGAYDSTMRNHPCFVTHLSSDGTQILSSTFIGGTGGEQPYGIANDGSGGVIIAGNTYSYDYPITLWAFDPTFNGMHTNCFVTRLNSSGSQLIYSTYLGGSNGTESQALALAGDGNGGAIITGYTGSNDFPSTQNAYDNTYNGAFDCFVTYLNNTGRGLLFSTFLGGSDDDVEAAIDRTNNGEIYLTGGTRSSNFPTTPNTYDSLFNGVRDCFLVKLNSTGSQLEYSTFVGGTGDDMGHGIAVDVDGIVAVTGGVRGNDFPTTTGAFDTSYNASISDCFLLKMNCTTSQLLASTFLGGNGLDQGESIVINPGNGSLVVVGETSSSNFPCSSNSIDTTFSGGTYDGFVSQFDSTLSTLLYSTYLGGASIDVACDIVYTGNDSIIAYGFTESSNFPTTTAAFDSTYNGGSDCFVTKLSLRADTSDVASEHLFLPLRFSLYQNYPNPFNSSTSISYSLPKPGNVDLRLFDITGREVATLVNQKQETGSYRVTFDGKNLSSGTYFVRMQAGEFVKTQKMVLLR comes from the coding sequence GTCGAACCCCGAGTCCCGAATCCCGAACCCCTACGAATGGAACCCCGATTGCCCAATCCCCATTGCCCATCACCGAGCTTCTCCTGCCAACATCCTTAGGAGAATTGCGAACGGCGCTGCCAAGTGTGTATCAAGTGTCGGCAAATGGAACACGAAATGAAATCGAAGCGTCCTTTCAACTAACCGACAAGAACACCTTCGGCATCACACTACCTAACGGTTACAACCCCGACCATTCCTTGCGCATTGATCCCCTCATCTACAGCACATTTTTAGGGGGAAGTAGTGGAAGTGAGTATGGACTAAGTTTGGTTAGCGACAATATCGGCGGTGTATTTGTCAGTGGATCGTCTAATAGCGTAGACTTCCCAATTACTCCCGGTGCTTACGATTCCACGATGAGAAATCACCCTTGTTTCGTTACCCATTTGAGTAGTGATGGTACGCAAATTCTATCAAGCACGTTTATTGGTGGTACCGGTGGTGAACAACCCTATGGGATAGCGAACGATGGAAGCGGAGGAGTTATCATCGCTGGAAACACGTACAGTTATGACTACCCTATAACTTTATGGGCATTTGACCCAACGTTTAATGGAATGCACACCAATTGTTTTGTCACTCGATTGAATAGTAGCGGTTCCCAGCTTATCTATAGTACCTATCTTGGTGGAAGTAACGGGACTGAGAGCCAAGCATTAGCGCTTGCTGGCGATGGGAATGGCGGTGCAATCATCACTGGATATACCGGAAGTAACGACTTTCCATCAACTCAAAACGCCTATGACAATACTTACAATGGCGCTTTTGACTGCTTTGTTACATATCTAAATAATACCGGTAGAGGTTTACTCTTTAGCACATTTCTTGGTGGCAGCGACGACGATGTGGAAGCTGCAATCGACCGAACGAACAATGGTGAAATCTATCTTACCGGTGGCACTCGTTCCAGCAATTTTCCCACGACTCCGAACACGTATGATAGTTTGTTTAATGGAGTGCGCGATTGTTTCCTCGTGAAACTCAATTCTACCGGTTCGCAGCTTGAATATAGCACCTTTGTGGGTGGTACCGGCGACGATATGGGACACGGCATCGCAGTAGACGTAGATGGTATTGTTGCAGTTACCGGTGGGGTGCGAGGCAATGACTTCCCGACTACGACTGGTGCATTCGATACCTCCTACAATGCGAGTATCTCTGATTGCTTCTTGCTAAAAATGAACTGCACTACCTCACAATTGCTTGCCAGTACTTTTCTTGGCGGGAATGGTCTTGACCAAGGTGAATCTATCGTAATTAATCCCGGTAATGGCAGTTTAGTAGTCGTTGGTGAGACAAGTAGCTCCAATTTTCCTTGTTCAAGTAATTCTATTGATACAACATTTAGTGGTGGGACTTATGATGGTTTTGTGAGTCAGTTTGACAGCACCTTATCAACCCTTTTATATAGTACTTATCTTGGTGGTGCAAGTATAGATGTTGCGTGCGATATCGTTTATACCGGGAATGACAGCATTATTGCTTATGGATTTACTGAAAGTTCAAATTTTCCGACCACAACCGCGGCATTTGACTCTACCTATAATGGTGGCTCCGATTGCTTCGTCACGAAGCTAAGTTTACGAGCCGACACCAGTGATGTTGCCTCGGAACATCTTTTTCTTCCTTTAAGGTTTTCATTGTATCAAAACTACCCCAACCCCTTCAATTCCTCGACATCGATTTCTTATTCACTACCGAAACCGGGGAATGTTGACCTAAGACTGTTCGATATCACAGGTCGGGAAGTCGCTACTCTCGTAAATCAAAAACAAGAAACCGGAAGTTATCGCGTGACATTCGATGGCAAGAATCTTTCGTCGGGGACCTATTTCGTACGGATGCAAGCCGGAGAATTTGTCAAGACACAGAAAATGGTGCTCTTAAGGTGA